A genomic segment from Bacillus sp. B-jedd encodes:
- a CDS encoding heavy metal translocating P-type ATPase: MRRWQDVAEVKQTYRIQGMSUASCASKFEKNVKHLDGVSNAAVNFGASKITVYGNTSVEEIEKAGEFDGLKVVSEHEPSGNVQELPFWQKYARVLISLALIFIGYSSQWLNGEDSLYTVLAFLTAIVIGGYPLFKTGFKNLFKLEFDMRTLMTIAIIGAALIGEWSEGAVVVILFAISEELEKYSMDKARASIRSLMDIAPKEALIRRNGTVIEIHAEEIEIGDIMIVKPGQKLAMDGIVLKGHSSVNQAAITGESVPVEKKVNDDVYAGTLNEEGLLEVKVTKRVEDTTISKVIHLVEEAQAERAPSQAFVDRFAKYYTPVIMAVAALVAIVPPAAFGADWNTWIYQGLSVLVVGCPCALVISTPVSIVTAIGNAARNGVLIKGGIYLEETGSLKAIAFDKTGTLTKGIPAVTDIMTFDGRDEKTVLAILSALEYGSQHPLASAILKKAEEHGIPFQEAEVEGFTALTGRGIKGTINGVEYFAGSPAFITEVYDKKPDNAILDKIRFLQEQGKTVMVLLTKNELFALAAVADEVRESSRSVIEKLHAMGIGKTVMLTGDNKGTAQAIGSQIGVADTRAELLPQDKLSIIRNLRNEYGKVAMVGDGVNDAPALAAATVGIAMGGAGTDTALETADIALMGDDLEKLPFAIRLSRKALAIIKQNITFSLAIKLVALLLVIPGWLTLWIAIFADMGATLIVTLNGLRLLNVKDK; this comes from the coding sequence ATGAGGAGGTGGCAGGACGTGGCTGAAGTGAAACAGACGTACCGCATACAAGGCATGTCTTGAGCGAGCTGTGCCTCGAAGTTCGAAAAGAACGTAAAACACCTGGATGGTGTTTCTAACGCTGCAGTTAATTTTGGCGCATCGAAAATTACCGTTTATGGTAATACATCAGTGGAAGAGATTGAAAAAGCAGGAGAGTTCGACGGGCTGAAGGTTGTTTCCGAACACGAACCGAGCGGGAATGTCCAAGAGCTTCCTTTTTGGCAAAAATATGCCCGTGTTCTTATTTCACTGGCCCTGATTTTTATTGGGTATTCATCTCAATGGCTAAACGGAGAAGATTCTCTTTACACAGTCCTAGCCTTTCTGACAGCTATTGTCATCGGCGGTTACCCTTTATTTAAAACAGGATTCAAAAACCTGTTCAAATTGGAATTCGATATGAGGACGCTGATGACGATTGCCATTATTGGCGCTGCCCTCATCGGGGAGTGGAGCGAGGGAGCAGTCGTTGTCATCCTCTTCGCCATCAGCGAAGAACTTGAGAAGTATTCCATGGATAAAGCCCGGGCCTCCATTCGTTCGCTAATGGATATCGCCCCCAAGGAAGCCTTAATCCGCCGGAACGGAACCGTGATTGAAATTCACGCAGAAGAAATTGAAATCGGGGACATTATGATTGTCAAGCCTGGGCAAAAGCTAGCCATGGACGGAATCGTCCTAAAAGGGCATTCGTCAGTCAACCAGGCCGCCATTACCGGTGAATCTGTCCCGGTTGAGAAAAAGGTAAATGATGACGTCTATGCGGGAACTTTAAATGAAGAGGGACTGCTTGAGGTTAAAGTTACGAAGCGGGTGGAAGATACTACAATTTCGAAAGTCATCCACCTTGTCGAAGAGGCACAGGCAGAACGGGCTCCTTCACAGGCGTTTGTCGACCGTTTCGCCAAGTACTATACCCCGGTGATTATGGCCGTTGCTGCCCTTGTGGCGATCGTTCCGCCGGCGGCCTTCGGAGCGGATTGGAATACATGGATCTACCAGGGGCTGTCCGTCCTTGTAGTCGGCTGTCCGTGCGCACTGGTTATTTCTACCCCGGTTTCGATCGTCACCGCAATTGGAAATGCGGCCAGGAATGGGGTATTAATCAAAGGCGGCATTTATCTGGAGGAAACAGGATCATTAAAGGCGATAGCATTTGATAAGACGGGCACGCTGACAAAAGGGATTCCCGCTGTAACCGACATTATGACCTTTGATGGAAGGGATGAAAAAACTGTCTTGGCCATCCTTTCCGCTTTGGAATATGGGTCTCAGCATCCGCTGGCATCTGCCATCTTGAAAAAGGCTGAGGAACATGGAATTCCTTTTCAGGAAGCGGAGGTAGAGGGGTTTACTGCTCTGACCGGAAGAGGAATCAAAGGAACCATTAATGGGGTTGAATATTTCGCCGGCAGCCCTGCATTTATCACAGAGGTTTACGATAAAAAACCTGATAACGCGATATTGGATAAAATCCGTTTTCTGCAGGAGCAGGGAAAAACCGTAATGGTTCTTTTGACAAAAAATGAATTATTCGCTCTTGCGGCAGTTGCCGATGAAGTGAGGGAAAGCAGCCGGAGTGTGATTGAAAAGCTGCATGCCATGGGAATTGGCAAGACGGTCATGCTGACAGGAGATAACAAAGGAACAGCCCAGGCCATCGGAAGCCAAATCGGCGTTGCAGATACCCGGGCAGAATTGCTGCCACAGGATAAACTATCAATCATAAGGAATTTACGGAATGAGTATGGAAAAGTGGCCATGGTCGGGGACGGGGTGAATGATGCGCCTGCATTGGCAGCCGCGACAGTCGGTATTGCCATGGGCGGAGCGGGAACTGATACAGCCTTGGAAACGGCGGATATCGCGCTCATGGGCGATGACCTCGAAAAGCTGCCTTTCGCCATACGACTGAGCAGGAAGGCGCTCGCGATTATCAAACAGAACATCACTTTTTCATTAGCAATCAAACTTGTTGCCTTGCTACTCGTCATTCCTGGGTGGCTGACATTATGGATAGCGATTTTCGCCGATATGGGGGCGACTTTGATCGTGACGTTAAATGGGCTGCGGCTTTTGAATGTAAAGGATAAATAG
- a CDS encoding ArsR/SmtB family transcription factor, producing MVQHDMCEIASVDKQKVNHVKNKLQSQSTAGVAKIFKALSDDTRVRIAYALTVEEELCVCDVANIVGSSVATASHHLRTLRSLGIAKFRKEGKLVYYSLDDDHVKQLIEIAFEHHEEVAGRG from the coding sequence ATGGTTCAGCATGATATGTGCGAGATTGCTTCTGTAGATAAACAGAAAGTAAATCATGTTAAAAATAAGCTCCAAAGCCAAAGTACCGCAGGGGTCGCTAAAATTTTCAAAGCCCTTTCTGATGATACGAGGGTACGGATTGCGTATGCCTTGACTGTTGAGGAAGAACTTTGTGTCTGTGATGTTGCCAATATTGTCGGTTCGTCCGTTGCAACAGCTTCCCATCATTTAAGGACGCTGAGGAGCCTCGGCATTGCAAAGTTCCGGAAAGAAGGCAAGCTTGTTTATTATTCTCTTGATGACGATCATGTGAAGCAGCTCATCGAGATTGCCTTTGAACATCATGAGGAGGTGGCAGGACGTGGCTGA
- a CDS encoding copper homeostasis protein CutC, giving the protein MLIEYIATTVEDAKLIEESGADRIELVSALTEGGLTPSYALIEEVVNSVKIPVNVMVRPHSQSFIYSTEDLKVMRRDIKVIGSIGANGVVLGMLNKQNEIDRHVLEELLADCQGLEVTFHRAIDDTSSPINSAQILAEYKQINSILTSGGKGELSARLEVISQMKNISGHINILMGSGLNKENILSIHSKVNTGHYHFGTAVRKNNSPIDGIDLEAAKELVRLVK; this is encoded by the coding sequence ATGCTTATAGAATATATTGCGACAACTGTTGAGGATGCAAAACTGATAGAAGAATCGGGAGCGGACAGGATTGAACTTGTTTCCGCCCTCACAGAAGGTGGGCTCACGCCCAGCTATGCGCTCATCGAAGAAGTGGTTAACAGCGTGAAAATTCCCGTGAATGTTATGGTCAGGCCGCACAGCCAGTCATTTATTTATTCAACCGAAGACTTGAAGGTAATGAGAAGGGATATTAAAGTGATCGGTTCAATTGGGGCAAACGGTGTGGTCCTGGGGATGTTGAATAAGCAAAACGAAATTGACCGGCATGTTTTGGAGGAATTACTGGCGGATTGCCAAGGACTTGAGGTAACCTTCCACAGGGCCATCGATGATACTTCCAGCCCTATCAACTCTGCCCAAATACTAGCTGAGTACAAGCAAATAAACAGCATCCTGACATCAGGCGGAAAAGGGGAATTATCCGCAAGGCTTGAGGTAATCAGCCAAATGAAAAATATCTCCGGCCATATTAACATTTTGATGGGAAGCGGCCTGAACAAAGAAAATATCCTTTCAATTCATTCAAAAGTAAATACGGGCCACTATCATTTTGGAACCGCCGTGAGGAAAAACAACAGTCCGATTGACGGAATTGATCTCGAGGCGGCAAAAGAATTGGTCAGGTTAGTGAAATAA
- a CDS encoding SulP family inorganic anion transporter → MRRLAFDGRFRGYSLASLQKDLISGIVVGIIAIPLGMAFAIASGVNPEYGIYTTIIAGILISLLGGSKYQIGGPTGAFIPILFGIVMTYGFENLLIAGFLAGIILFLMGIFKLGSLIKFIPRPVTIGFTAGIAVIIFVGQIPNFFGLTGVERHEYFFDNMREIWVHTQSFNLFSIATAAICLVTVLFTPKLFPKVPGPLIGLVISTLAATYLYPGEVATIGSMYGEIPSKLPEFRLPEITFNKIQLLIKPAFIIAILGAIESLLSAVVADGMTDSKHNSNKELMGQGAANMIAPLFGGIPATGALARTATNIKNGAVSPMSGVIHGFVVLAVLLLFAPYASKIPLASMAPILMIVAWNMSERTVFYNVLKTKTLDSFILLVTFLLTVFVNLTVAVQAGLLMAVIIFTKRMSEALVTAKVLPNENNKLEAIKSSAAANSHDCPQISMYSIEGPLFFGAAQTFEQTILNTINYKPKVLILRLGKVPFMDTTGESHLSSIVKDFSVHGQVLITGIKPGPKELLKKTGLYDYIGAEHFFGHTGDAIDFALTLVNKQECIGCRHFAFRECEMLSAIKQKAGEKRQALTN, encoded by the coding sequence CTGCGCAGATTGGCTTTTGACGGAAGATTCAGGGGTTATTCTCTCGCCTCGCTGCAAAAAGACTTGATTTCAGGCATAGTAGTGGGCATTATCGCTATTCCTTTAGGGATGGCATTTGCAATTGCTTCAGGAGTGAATCCTGAATATGGAATTTATACGACTATTATTGCCGGTATCCTCATTTCATTGCTCGGTGGTTCCAAGTATCAAATTGGAGGCCCTACAGGCGCATTTATTCCCATCCTATTTGGAATCGTGATGACTTATGGATTCGAAAACCTTTTAATAGCCGGCTTCTTGGCCGGAATCATCCTATTTTTAATGGGAATTTTCAAACTTGGCTCACTGATTAAATTCATCCCCCGCCCTGTCACCATAGGCTTTACTGCCGGTATCGCAGTCATTATTTTTGTCGGACAGATCCCGAATTTTTTCGGTCTGACCGGAGTGGAGAGGCACGAATACTTTTTTGACAATATGCGTGAAATATGGGTGCATACTCAAAGCTTTAACTTATTTAGCATTGCGACCGCTGCAATTTGTTTGGTCACTGTACTGTTTACACCCAAATTGTTCCCGAAAGTGCCAGGTCCGCTCATTGGCCTGGTAATTTCCACGCTCGCCGCCACGTATTTGTATCCCGGCGAGGTGGCGACAATCGGTTCGATGTATGGCGAAATTCCCAGCAAGCTGCCTGAATTCCGGCTGCCTGAAATCACTTTCAATAAAATCCAGCTGTTGATCAAGCCTGCATTTATTATTGCTATCCTTGGAGCGATTGAATCCCTGCTTTCAGCTGTCGTCGCCGATGGCATGACCGACAGCAAACATAATAGCAATAAAGAATTAATGGGACAGGGAGCAGCCAATATGATCGCTCCCCTCTTTGGCGGGATTCCAGCTACCGGCGCCCTTGCGAGGACAGCTACGAATATCAAAAATGGAGCCGTATCGCCAATGTCTGGGGTCATTCATGGCTTTGTCGTCCTGGCTGTACTTCTGCTTTTCGCACCCTATGCTTCCAAAATTCCGTTGGCCAGCATGGCGCCGATCCTGATGATAGTTGCCTGGAATATGAGTGAGCGGACTGTGTTTTACAATGTCCTAAAAACAAAGACGCTGGATTCCTTTATTTTATTGGTCACCTTCCTGCTGACTGTATTCGTCAACCTGACCGTCGCGGTACAGGCCGGATTATTGATGGCTGTCATTATCTTTACAAAACGGATGAGTGAAGCCCTGGTTACGGCAAAGGTTTTGCCAAATGAAAACAACAAGCTTGAAGCGATAAAATCCTCTGCCGCGGCCAATTCCCATGATTGTCCGCAAATCAGTATGTACAGTATCGAAGGACCGCTTTTCTTCGGAGCGGCACAAACATTTGAACAAACGATACTAAATACAATAAACTATAAACCAAAGGTGTTAATTTTAAGGCTTGGCAAAGTTCCGTTTATGGATACAACCGGTGAATCCCACTTATCAAGCATCGTCAAGGATTTTTCGGTTCATGGGCAAGTTTTAATTACAGGAATAAAGCCTGGACCTAAAGAGCTCTTAAAGAAAACCGGCTTGTATGATTATATTGGAGCGGAACATTTTTTTGGCCATACAGGAGATGCCATTGATTTTGCATTAACGCTGGTGAATAAGCAGGAGTGTATCGGCTGCAGGCATTTCGCCTTCAGGGAATGCGAAATGTTATCGGCCATTAAACAAAAGGCAGGCGAAAAAAGGCAGGCCCTTACGAATTAG
- a CDS encoding ArsR/SmtB family transcription factor, which produces MDLEMQKFKADFFKALAHPLRIRILELLGEGEKSVNEIQSLVGSEGSAVSQQLMILRSKNIVTGTKDGNRVIYSLRDPLIIELLAVARQIFNNHLVDTISILDKFSEEAEKAEQS; this is translated from the coding sequence TTGGATTTAGAAATGCAAAAATTTAAAGCAGATTTTTTCAAAGCACTGGCACACCCATTGAGGATCAGGATTCTTGAACTGCTTGGAGAAGGCGAAAAAAGCGTCAATGAAATTCAAAGCCTAGTCGGAAGCGAAGGGTCCGCTGTATCCCAGCAGTTGATGATCTTAAGGTCAAAAAACATCGTAACCGGGACAAAAGATGGCAACCGTGTGATTTATTCACTGCGCGACCCTTTGATCATTGAGCTCCTCGCTGTCGCCAGGCAAATTTTCAACAACCACCTGGTAGATACGATCTCAATCCTAGATAAATTTAGCGAAGAAGCAGAAAAAGCGGAACAATCATAA
- a CDS encoding ribonucleoside-diphosphate reductase subunit alpha, giving the protein MDRFLWSQRVLEEACSEYGLDGSEIQKKLLKLDLSEDEAGQQALVNSLNRIALDEPDWTFVAARLYLEQLYKEAAVNRNCNDTKKYGDFFQLISLLTEMKIYSPDLLANYTKEEIDELSRTINPERDKLFTYIGIFLFGDRYLARDYERSLFELPQERFMIIAMTLMIYEDRVKRLELVKEAYWAMSHLYMTVATPTLSNAGKNFGQLSSCFIDTVDDSLDGIYLNNWDIARLSKDGGGIGIYFGKVRALGSDIKGFKGMSSGVVPWIRLVNDTAVSVDQLGQRQGAIAIYLDIFHKDIMNGFLDLKTNNGDERRKAHDIFTGVAIPDLFMQKLVETDEHGRSIGEWHTFCPHQVKQLMGWRDQNGRPLGLEDFYDELDKKYFTEKYEEAVSNPLLPRKTYRAMDIMARIMVAQLETGTPYMFYRDEVNRQNPNKHLAGEGRTSIYCSNLCTEIAQNMSPTTIVSETLTDDGDIVIVRRPGDFVVCNLSSINLAKAVPAEVLERLIPIQARMLDNVIDLNKIPVAQAQQTNKKFRAVGLGTFGWHHLLALKGIHWESDQATDYADKLYEEIAFYTIQASMELAKEKGSYSQFTGSEWETGRYFERRGYASGRWQELKEQVRKHGIRNGWLMAVAPNSSTAKIGGSTDGIDPLYSVEYAEEKKNFKFKVTAPDLNHITYNFYRRARHELDQVWSIRQNARRQRHIDQSISFNLYVRHDIKAKELLNLHIEAWKQGLKTTYYVRSTSQEEIRECEACHS; this is encoded by the coding sequence ATGGACCGGTTTTTATGGAGCCAGCGAGTATTAGAGGAGGCTTGTTCGGAATATGGGCTCGATGGCTCGGAAATACAAAAGAAGCTTCTGAAACTTGATTTATCGGAAGACGAGGCCGGCCAGCAGGCATTAGTTAATTCTTTAAACCGGATTGCACTCGATGAGCCTGATTGGACATTCGTGGCGGCCAGGCTTTATTTGGAACAATTGTATAAGGAGGCCGCGGTCAACCGGAACTGCAACGACACGAAAAAATATGGGGATTTCTTTCAATTAATCTCTTTACTTACCGAAATGAAAATCTATTCTCCTGATTTGCTTGCGAATTACACTAAGGAGGAAATCGATGAGCTCTCTCGCACAATCAATCCTGAAAGAGACAAGCTTTTCACATACATAGGAATATTTTTATTCGGAGACAGATACCTCGCGAGGGACTATGAGCGCAGCCTGTTTGAACTCCCACAGGAACGGTTTATGATCATCGCCATGACCTTGATGATTTATGAAGACAGAGTGAAAAGGCTCGAGCTGGTGAAAGAGGCCTATTGGGCAATGAGCCATTTATACATGACTGTTGCAACGCCCACCCTTTCCAATGCCGGCAAAAATTTCGGCCAGCTGTCATCTTGTTTTATTGATACTGTTGATGATTCGCTAGATGGAATTTACCTTAACAACTGGGATATCGCGCGGCTCAGCAAAGATGGTGGCGGAATCGGCATTTATTTTGGAAAAGTCAGGGCCCTTGGTTCCGATATTAAAGGCTTTAAAGGCATGTCATCGGGGGTTGTACCTTGGATCCGGCTCGTGAATGACACGGCGGTTAGCGTCGACCAACTTGGACAAAGGCAGGGCGCCATCGCCATCTATCTTGATATTTTTCATAAGGACATCATGAACGGCTTCCTCGATTTAAAGACGAATAATGGAGATGAACGCAGGAAAGCTCACGACATCTTCACTGGCGTCGCCATCCCGGATCTTTTTATGCAAAAGCTGGTAGAAACCGATGAACATGGCAGAAGCATTGGCGAGTGGCACACTTTTTGTCCTCACCAAGTAAAACAGCTGATGGGCTGGCGTGACCAGAACGGACGTCCGCTTGGCCTGGAAGATTTCTATGATGAATTGGATAAGAAATACTTTACCGAGAAGTACGAGGAGGCAGTCAGCAACCCGCTTCTGCCGAGGAAGACGTACCGGGCAATGGACATCATGGCAAGGATTATGGTTGCCCAGCTCGAAACTGGCACTCCCTACATGTTCTATCGGGATGAAGTGAACAGGCAGAACCCGAATAAGCACCTCGCCGGCGAAGGGCGGACCTCAATTTACTGCAGCAACTTATGCACCGAAATCGCCCAGAATATGTCGCCGACAACGATTGTGAGTGAGACGCTGACAGATGATGGAGATATTGTCATCGTTCGGAGGCCCGGTGACTTTGTCGTTTGCAATCTATCTTCTATAAACCTAGCAAAAGCTGTTCCGGCGGAGGTTCTGGAAAGGTTGATTCCCATCCAGGCCAGGATGCTTGATAATGTCATCGACTTAAACAAAATTCCTGTCGCGCAGGCGCAGCAAACGAACAAAAAATTCCGTGCTGTCGGACTTGGTACCTTTGGCTGGCACCATCTTCTTGCTTTGAAGGGAATCCATTGGGAAAGTGACCAGGCGACCGATTACGCGGATAAATTGTATGAGGAAATAGCTTTTTATACTATCCAGGCTTCGATGGAACTTGCTAAAGAAAAAGGCTCTTATAGCCAATTTACCGGATCAGAATGGGAAACAGGTCGTTATTTTGAACGAAGGGGCTACGCATCCGGACGCTGGCAGGAATTGAAAGAGCAAGTCAGAAAACACGGGATCCGGAACGGCTGGCTCATGGCTGTCGCCCCCAATTCTTCAACAGCGAAAATTGGCGGCTCAACTGATGGGATCGACCCGTTGTATTCAGTCGAATACGCAGAGGAAAAGAAAAATTTTAAATTTAAAGTGACGGCTCCCGATTTGAATCATATCACTTATAACTTCTACCGTCGGGCAAGGCACGAGCTCGACCAGGTCTGGAGCATCCGCCAAAATGCAAGGCGCCAGCGCCACATCGACCAATCCATCAGCTTCAATTTATATGTCAGGCACGATATTAAAGCAAAAGAGCTGCTGAACCTGCATATTGAGGCATGGAAACAGGGGCTGAAAACGACCTATTACGTCAGGAGCACATCACAGGAAGAAATCCGCGAATGCGAAGCCTGCCATAGCTAG
- a CDS encoding ribonucleotide-diphosphate reductase subunit beta, giving the protein MEIHAPLQKSKLLNHAEPNRSTGIILGKSSGLLNWNDIAYPQMYDLYQTLLSNFWKAQEINMQDDIKQWDSLSPVEQDIFLRVNTQLASLDSLQTPTMSQVMDYVTDSSFKAIFAVISQQEAVHNESYSYVLSSLVPLSEQNKRFNEAKDDPIVQKRNALILQAYERFRQQPSPQHLFELGINSIILEGIYFYAGFAFFYHLARQQKMLKTSTMISYIQRDEMQHAYFISQFIRILLAENPKLNTETNIQYIYETIGQAVELEKEWASIILKEIDGINLEEFYGYVEYLANKRFRQLGLKNLFEERDNPMPWIQVFSDEMMNETKSDFFEQKSRAYSKVTQSNGFDEL; this is encoded by the coding sequence ATGGAGATCCATGCGCCTTTGCAAAAAAGCAAACTATTGAATCATGCGGAACCTAATCGTTCAACGGGGATTATTCTCGGTAAATCATCGGGATTGCTCAATTGGAATGATATCGCCTATCCGCAAATGTACGATTTATATCAAACCCTTCTGTCGAATTTCTGGAAGGCCCAGGAAATCAATATGCAGGATGATATTAAACAGTGGGATTCACTTTCGCCAGTGGAGCAGGATATTTTCCTGCGGGTCAATACCCAGCTTGCCTCACTCGACAGCCTGCAGACACCGACAATGAGCCAAGTGATGGACTATGTAACAGATTCAAGCTTCAAAGCCATTTTCGCGGTCATTTCCCAGCAGGAAGCTGTCCATAATGAGTCCTATTCCTATGTTTTAAGTTCACTTGTACCGTTAAGCGAGCAGAATAAACGATTCAACGAAGCAAAAGACGACCCGATTGTACAAAAAAGGAATGCACTAATTTTGCAGGCCTATGAACGGTTCCGCCAGCAGCCTTCCCCTCAGCACTTATTTGAACTGGGAATCAATTCAATCATATTGGAAGGCATCTATTTCTATGCCGGGTTTGCCTTCTTCTATCATCTCGCCCGCCAGCAAAAAATGCTGAAGACGAGCACGATGATCAGCTATATTCAACGGGATGAAATGCAGCATGCTTATTTCATTTCCCAATTTATCAGGATTCTTCTCGCCGAAAACCCTAAACTTAATACCGAAACGAATATCCAGTACATTTACGAGACAATCGGGCAGGCAGTGGAATTGGAGAAAGAATGGGCAAGTATTATTTTGAAAGAAATAGACGGAATAAACCTTGAAGAGTTTTACGGATATGTAGAATATTTGGCAAACAAAAGGTTCCGCCAGCTTGGGTTAAAGAACCTTTTTGAAGAAAGAGATAATCCGATGCCGTGGATTCAGGTATTTAGCGATGAAATGATGAATGAAACGAAATCGGATTTCTTCGAGCAAAAATCGAGGGCTTATTCAAAGGTCACCCAGTCAAATGGCTTTGATGAATTATAG
- a CDS encoding flavodoxin domain-containing protein has product MNYRIAIIYTSVTGNTKELAELLCSCFEELRLSSDLYEAKQFSLFELKKFDAVVFATYTWGNGEIPAVMRPLYEAFEQQNVQSIITGVAGTGDSFYPNFCGAVDLFKDMLYVKSNLAATLKVELAPQESDIPRCKLFAKSILKRLEQSWPQKLMEEVQ; this is encoded by the coding sequence ATGAATTATAGAATTGCCATCATCTACACTTCCGTAACCGGGAATACAAAGGAATTGGCGGAACTTCTTTGTTCGTGTTTTGAAGAACTCCGCCTTTCATCTGATTTGTATGAAGCCAAACAATTTTCTTTATTTGAATTGAAGAAGTTCGATGCGGTTGTGTTTGCGACCTATACGTGGGGCAATGGCGAAATACCGGCAGTCATGCGGCCCCTTTACGAAGCTTTCGAACAGCAAAATGTCCAATCGATCATTACCGGAGTGGCCGGCACTGGCGATAGCTTCTATCCCAATTTTTGCGGTGCGGTGGATCTGTTCAAGGATATGCTGTACGTGAAGAGCAACCTGGCCGCAACCCTGAAGGTCGAGTTGGCTCCGCAGGAAAGCGACATCCCCCGTTGCAAGCTTTTTGCAAAAAGCATCTTAAAGAGACTGGAACAAAGCTGGCCTCAAAAACTTATGGAGGAAGTGCAATAA
- the cotJC gene encoding spore coat protein CotJC: MWVYEKKLQYPVKVSKCNPTLAKYLIEQYGGADGELAAALRYLNQRYTIPDKVVGLLTDIGTEEFAHLEMIATMIYKLTKDATPQQMRDAGLGEHYANHDGALFYHNAAGSPWTATYIQAKGDPIADLYEDIAAEEKARATYQWLIDISDDPDINDSLRFLREREVVHSLRFREAVEMLKEERDRKKFF, translated from the coding sequence ATGTGGGTTTATGAAAAGAAGCTGCAATACCCTGTAAAAGTAAGTAAATGCAACCCGACCCTGGCAAAATATTTAATTGAACAATATGGCGGTGCGGATGGGGAACTGGCTGCGGCACTAAGGTACTTGAATCAAAGGTACACCATCCCCGATAAAGTGGTCGGGCTGTTGACCGATATAGGTACGGAAGAGTTTGCCCATCTTGAGATGATTGCGACGATGATTTATAAGCTCACAAAAGACGCAACCCCGCAACAAATGAGGGATGCAGGGCTTGGCGAACATTACGCCAACCATGATGGCGCGTTATTTTATCATAACGCGGCTGGCTCTCCATGGACGGCAACGTATATTCAGGCAAAAGGAGATCCGATTGCCGATTTATATGAAGATATTGCGGCAGAGGAGAAAGCAAGGGCTACTTACCAATGGCTGATTGATATCTCGGATGATCCTGATATTAATGATTCATTAAGATTTTTAAGGGAGAGGGAAGTCGTCCACTCGTTGAGATTCCGGGAAGCAGTTGAAATGTTAAAAGAGGAGCGGGACAGGAAAAAGTTTTTCTAA
- the cotJB gene encoding spore coat protein CotJB, producing the protein MAKQIDDEYYQLMRQIQAADFVLVELTLYLDTHPDDEAALQQFRQYSDYSRQVKQVFEQKYGPLLQFGVSNNPGPNWDWGKGPWPWQV; encoded by the coding sequence TTGGCTAAGCAAATTGATGATGAATATTATCAATTGATGCGGCAGATTCAGGCGGCAGACTTTGTGCTGGTCGAGCTTACCCTCTATCTAGATACGCATCCAGATGATGAAGCCGCCCTACAGCAATTCAGACAGTATTCAGATTACTCCAGACAAGTGAAACAGGTTTTTGAACAGAAATACGGCCCTTTGCTGCAGTTTGGAGTCAGCAATAATCCAGGGCCCAACTGGGACTGGGGAAAAGGCCCCTGGCCATGGCAAGTGTAG
- a CDS encoding spore coat associated protein CotJA — translation MHQPNHTVHFTPVKSYQPFHSQFDPCPPIGYKFYRTPPNLYMNFQPPNLEQFPPHEALMKGTLWKPLYDFYENPYKERKT, via the coding sequence TTGCATCAACCAAATCACACAGTCCATTTTACCCCTGTCAAATCCTATCAGCCTTTTCATAGTCAGTTTGATCCTTGTCCGCCGATTGGCTATAAATTTTACCGGACCCCGCCTAATTTGTATATGAATTTTCAGCCGCCGAATCTTGAACAGTTTCCGCCTCATGAGGCTTTAATGAAAGGAACTCTCTGGAAACCTTTGTATGATTTTTACGAAAATCCTTATAAAGAGAGGAAGACTTAA